A region from the Drosophila mauritiana strain mau12 chromosome 2L, ASM438214v1, whole genome shotgun sequence genome encodes:
- the LOC117150750 gene encoding serine/threonine-protein phosphatase 6 regulatory ankyrin repeat subunit A isoform X1, with product MLSYDLNERLLTAVQSGDFEQALGCIMQGAQASYVSPTCGRTAVGTAAILGDAELLELLLQSCEEPELNVFHQSNTDSLEIERTPEGMEKLEWVDEFENSAENGAVSGEEDSQLYRYYAKTFETTGEFISSQCCVSCREHDPHLYDAEVATPLHYAACWGHEECVRILLEHNAPVNVVNNDGYAPLHMGAGFAGVTELLIKHGALVNAKTLSDGKTALHVAIESKCVESARLLLQTNININDTDDDGETPLMAAIACSMLDVAEELVKRGARINIQDKQNHTALQYAVRGRHCQMAKLLLERGARRLASQHLLHLAVESDVTELVELLLQYGESLSVRNPNNYTPIMLAIHLGRHEMLEYLLNAAEEQRKLGLYSDGNDEGLVLFAVQQRVWVKEFSRILRVLLAKLPSARKDFYGSCAPTIVCGLIYCQSPLSRAINLNRLEVAEFLIHEGCNLAQICRSHVVNELRSNCTPTRLAFARLLCNAGFQFPHKHRPLRKDWPPARLEFEREMCLFGTQPRSLQTIARLEIRRSILRCLQTRPEVQERYLPTQERSSLGRIVDEFAIPATLKRYLSDFDELQMVRGMEPVDIPVVRCTEFWD from the exons ATGCTGTCCTACGACCTCAACGAACGCCTGCTAACCGCCGTCCAGAGCGGAGATTTCGAGCAGGCTCTGGGCTGCATCATGCAAGGTGCCCAGGCCTCGTATGTATCGCCCACTTGCGGACGCACTGCCGTGGGCACGGCGGCCATCCTGGGCGATGCCGAGCTGTTGGAGCTGCTGCTTCAATCCTGCGAGGAGCCCGAGCTGAATGTCTTTCATCAGT CGAACACGGATAGCCTCGAGATCGAGCGGACGCCCGAGGGTATGGAGAAACTGGAGTGGGTGGATGAGTTCGAGAATAGTGCGGAGAATGGAGCGGTCAGCGGCGAAGAGGATAGCCAGTTGTATCGGTATTATGCGAAAACCTTCGAAACCACCGGAGAGTTCATATCATCCCAGTGCTGTGTCTCCTGTCGCGAACATGATCCGCATCTCTACGATGCCGAGGTGGCCACTCCGCTGCACTACGCCGCCTGCTGGGGCCACGAGGAGTGTGTGCGCATCCTGTTGGAACACAACGCACCCGTCAATGTCGTCAATAACGATGGATACGCGCCGCTCCATATGGGTGCCGGTTTCGCCGGTGTCACCGAGCTACTGATCAAGCACGGAGCCTTGGTGAATGCCAAAACCCTGAGTGATGGCAAGACCGCTCTTCATGTGGCCATCGAAAGCAAGTGTGTGGAATCTGCCCGTCTACTGCTCCAAACGAACATCAACATCAATGACACGGATGATGATGGCGAGACGCCTCTGATGGCGGCCATCGCCTGCAGCATGTTGGACGTAGCTGAAGAGCTGGTGAAGCGAGGTGCTCGCATCAATATCCAGGACAAGCAGAACCACACGGCCTTGCAGTACGCGGTGAGGGGTCGTCACTGCCAGATGGCCAAGTTGCTCTTAGAGCGCGGAGCACGGCGCCTGGCCTCCCAACACCTGCTTCATCTCGCCGTTGAGTCCGACGTGACGGAACTGGTGGAGCTCCTGCTGCAGTACGGCGAGAGTTTGTCCGTAAGGAATCCCAATAACTACACACCCATCATGCTGGCCATCCATCTGGGGCGTCACGAAATGCTGGAGTATCTGCTGAACGCGGCTGAGGAACAGCGCAAGCTCGGACTCTACTCGGATGGCAACGATGAGGGCTTGGTTCTGTTTGCCGTGCAGCAGAGAGTATGGGTTAAGGAGTTTAGCCGCATACTGCGTGTATTGCTCGCCAAACTGCCCAGCGCTCGTAAGGATTTCTATGGCTCCTGTGCTCCGACAATCGTTTGTGGCCTGATTTACTGTCAATCTCCGTTGTCCAGGGCCATCAACCTGAACCGCCTGGAGGTGGCCGAATTCCTCATCCACGAGGGCTGCAATCTGGCGCAGATTTGCCGGTCGCATGTGGTGAATGAGCTCAGATCCAATTGCACACCAACAAGATTGGCCTTTGCCAGGTTGCTAT GTAACGCTGGCTTCCAGTTTCCGCACAAGCACCGACCGCTGCGCAAGGACTGGCCACCAGCGCGGCTGGAATTCGAGCGGGAAATGTGTTTGTTTGGCACCCAGCCACGCTCCTTGCAGACCATCGCTCGCCTGGAGATTCGTCGGAGTATCCTGAGATGCCTGCAAACGCGGCCGGAGGTGCAGGAAAGATATCTTCCCACTCAGGAGCGGTCATCGCTGGGCAGGATCGTGGATGAGTTCGCCATACCCGCCACTTTGAAACGCTACCTCAGCGACTTTGACGAACTGCAGATGGTGCGGGGTATGGAGCCGGTCGATATACCTGTTGTTAGATGCACTGAGTTTTGGGATTGA
- the LOC117150758 gene encoding uncharacterized protein LOC117150758 translates to MSEGATGLKEPQNLNSEVVSTVVSAASAASLNAATAPVPANVVTIPVPILQSEGNFAYVTVKGSLHDYTCTIFGLNQAEVQALSKRFESGVKACVNGIMVAVPPMVMLNTLAQLSYKVVCSCGEAEICWTMQREV, encoded by the coding sequence ATGAGTGAGGGCGCAACCGGGCTGAAGGAACCTCAGAATCTCAATAGCGAAGTGGTTTCGACTGTCGTGTCCGCGGCATCGGCTGCATCCTTGAACGCCGCCACCGCCCCCGTACCGGCCAATGTGGTGACCATACCGGTGCCCATTCTGCAGTCGGAGGGCAACTTTGCCTACGTGACCGTCAAGGGGTCGCTGCACGACTACACCTGCACCATTTTTGGCCTGAATCAGGCGGAAGTTCAAGCCCTGTCCAAGCGCTTCGAGAGCGGTGTTAAGGCGTGCGTCAATGGTATTATGGTGGCAGTGCCGCCCATGGTTATGCTGAACACTCTGGCCCAGCTAAGCTACAAGGTTGTCTGCAGTTGCGGCGAAGCCGAGATTTGTTGGACCATGCAGCGTGAGGTCTAA
- the LOC117150752 gene encoding reticulocalbin-2 gives MPRNLPLLPLTLCAVALLAAVGPMPAHGAVANSHKHEKHLSKERVKDGIYAPRDAHHHGEDGEHNVEFDHEAIIGNTKEAQEFDSLTPEESKRRLLILIKMMDLNKDEFIDRHELKAWILRSFKKLSEEEAADRFEEIDQDADERITWKEYLQDTYAMEDEDFKKETIDYDSYEDEQKMIKQDKEMFNAADTNKDGVLTLEEFVLFQNPEEHPQMLPILLEHTMQDKDADHDGKINFQEFVGDAASHHDKEWLITEKERFDKDHDSNGDGVLTGDEVLSWIVPSNTAIANDEVDHLFVSTDEDHDDRLSYLEILNNYDTFVGSEATDYGDHLQNINHLSDEL, from the exons atgccTAGGAATCTGCCGCTCCTCCCGCTGACCCTCTGTGCCGTCGCCTTGCTGGCCGCCGTGGGTCCCATGCCCGCCCATGGGGCGGTGGCCAACAGTCACAAGCACGAGAAGCACCTCAGCAAGGAGCGGGTCAAGGACGGCATCTACGCCCCACGGGATGCCCACCACCACGGCGAGGATGGGGAGCACAACGTGGAGTTCGATCACGAGGCCATCATCG GCAACACGAAGGAGGCTCAGGAATTCGACTCGCTTACGCCAGAGGAATCGAAGCGACGCCTGTTGATATTGATCAAAATGATGGATCTGAATAAGGACGAATTTATTGACCGGCATGAGTTGAAAGCCTGGATATTAAGGTCTTTTAA AAAACTGTCGGAGGAAGAAGCCGCTGATCGATTTGAAGAAATAGACCAGGATGCAGACGAGAGAATTACGTGGAAGGAGTATCTCCAGGACACCTATGCCATGGAGGATGAGGACTTTAAGAAGGAGACCATCGACTACGACAGCTACGAGGATGAGCAGAAGATGATCAAGCAGGACAAGGAGATGTTCAATGCGGCCGACACGAACAAGGATGGTGTGCTGACGCTGGAGGAGTTCGTTTTATTCCAAAATCCCGAGGAGCATCCACAAATGTTGCCAATACTGCTGGAGCACACGATGCAGGACAAGGATGCGGATCACGATGGCAAGATCAACTTCCAGGAGTTTGTCGGCGACGCAGCCTCGCACCACGACAAGGAGTGGCTGATCACTGAAAAGGAGCGCTTCGACAAGGATCACGACTCCAATGGCGATGGCGTGCTGACGGGCGATGAGGTCCTATCCTGGATTGTGCCAAGCAATACGGCAATTGCCAACGACGAGGTGGACCATCTTTTTGTCTCCACCGATGAGGATCACGACGATCGCCTGTCCTACCTGGAAATACTCAACAACTACGATACCTTTGTGGGCAGCGAGGCCACCGACTACGGCGACCATTTGCAAAACATTAACCATCTCTCCGACGAGCTGTAG
- the LOC117150755 gene encoding SPRY domain-containing SOCS box protein 3, translating to MSDVEVDPLQPHPLPIAAIAPRRRRPTGRRGGGAGGLSSGSLDAASSTSPPPRFCPLPNGVEDNWTWSKRHRSKEVVLRGPNSRTVHFHPNWSKGTAGVQGKRSLNNGRHYWELHVSQRVFGTSIMFGIGTKSARLHANAFRNMLGENEHGWGLSHKGVLWHEGVALLYTKRFRENQPTQIGVLFDGIEGTLTFYKDGKCLGVAFRGLDQIDEPLYPIVCSTAAKTEMTLKCTRREFVNLQDRCRAVIMRRVRSAAQLEKLKLPLPITDYLSEVIDEKKPLRQVDPLEMCIMNYDLYEVRE from the exons ATGTCTGATGTTGAAGTGGATCCACTGCAGCCTCACCCCCTTCCCATAGCGGCTATTGCCCCGAGGAGGCGTCGTCCAACCGgtcgacgaggaggaggagcaggagggtTGTCGTCCGGTTCACTGGATGCAGCATCTTCCACATCGCCGCCACCCCGTTTCTGCCCGCTGCCCAATGGCGTTGAGGATAACTGGACGTGGAGCAAGCGGCACCGCTCCAAGGAAGTGGTGCTCAGAGGACCCAACTCGCGGACCGTGCACTTCCATCCCAACTGGAGCAAGGGCACTGCCGGTGTCCAGGGCAAAAGATCCCTGAACAACGGACGGCATTACTGGGAGCTCCATGTCTCGCAGCGCGTCTTTGGCACCTCGATAATGTTCGGTATCGGTACCAAGTCGGCCCGGCTACATGCCAACGCCTTCCGGAACATGCTGGGCGAGAACGAGCACGGCTGGGGACTGTCCCACAAGGGTGTGCTCTGGCACGAGGGCGTGGCCCTGCTGTACACGAAGCGGTTCCGCGAGAATCAACCCACCCAGATCGGCGTGCTCTTCGACGGCATCGAGGGCACACTGACCTTCTACAAGGACGGCAAGTGCCTGGGCGTTGCTTTCCGCGGATTGGATCAG ATTGATGAGCCCCTGTACCCCATCGTATGCTCTACTGCCGCCAAAACGGAGATGACCCTAAAGTGCACCAGGAGGGAGTTCGTCAACCTACAGGATCGCTGTCGGGCGGTGATCATGCGCCGCGTGCGAAGCGCTGCGCAGCTGGAGAAGCTGAAGTTGCCGCTGCCCATCACCGACTATCTGAGCGAGGTGATCGATGAGAAGAAGCCATTGCGTCAG GTGGATCCACTGGAGATGTGCATTATGAATTACGATTTGTATGAGGTCCGTGAATGA
- the LOC117150756 gene encoding uncharacterized protein LOC117150756 — protein MIIVLLLLFQSLCLYCQRLVLYVHDRCFPRNVRLLQEVAETVGDRKAPQRLAEQQLEQQKRSQKRRILEPILPLVGGLNSEACRFCAHSPQGYCRHHFHLQELQLHRQRGSGGEQDFRQIRRIKRELKRTIGQQQQQLQPTRSYRSVRLNSSWSSSSLSSGYASLTSIGSQEQEEASLEQEIIEDVPLEEEVELQDLPQEDIQQPLLTTYL, from the coding sequence ATGATTAtcgtcctgctgctgctgttccaATCGCTGTGCCTCTACTGCCAACGCCTGGTGCTCTACGTCCACGACCGATGCTTCCCGAGGAACGTGCGCCTGCTGCAGGAGGTGGCCGAAACGGTGGGCGATCGTAAGGCGCCACAGCGCCTGGCGGAGCAGCAGTTGGAGCAACAGAAGCGCAGCCAGAAGCGGCGCATCCTCGAACCAATCCTTCCGCTCGTGGGTGGCCTCAATTCCGAGGCCTGTCGCTTTTGTGCCCACAGTCCGCAGGGCTACTGTCGCCATCACTTCCATCtgcaggagctgcagctgcacaGGCAGAGGGGTTCCGGTGGTGAGCAGGATTTCCGGCAGATTCGCCGGATCAAGCGGGAGCTAAAGCGCACtattggccagcagcagcagcaactgcagccgACGAGAAGCTATCGTTCAGTCCGCCTGAATTCCAGCTGGAGCAGCAGTTCCCTGAGCAGTGGTTACGCTTCACTGACCAGCATTGGAtcgcaggagcaggaggaggcgTCCTTAGAACAGGAGATTATTGAGGACGTTCCACTGGAGGAGGAAGTGGAGCTGCAGGACCTGCCGCAGGAGGATATCCAACAGCCCCTACTAACCACTTACTTGTAG
- the LOC117150757 gene encoding ankyrin repeat domain-containing protein 39, with product MDPHSADNCKCHKQTQPAQQTLSDMDFDRGIWNAAIYNEVERVREFIKKGQSMDRDGCDYTALHYAARNGNEPICKLLLDEGKADVNAVTKAGATALHRAAMMGHLEIVKLLVEHKANLLLQDECGQTALHRAVMRGHLEVCRILLAKEPTLKLVKDKKDKIAFEYIMENANDDFKLLLKP from the exons ATGGATCCACATAGTGCGGACAACTGCAAGTGCCACAAGCAGACGCAGCCGGCACAGCAGACGTTAAGCGACATGGACTTCGATCGAGGCATCTGGAATGCTG CTATCTATAACGAAGTGGAGCGTGTAAGGGAGTTTATCAAGAAGGGTCAGTCAATGGATCGCGATGGCTGCGACTATACCGCTCTGCACTATGCGGCCCGCAATGGGAACGAGCCCATCTGCAAGCTGCTTCTCGACGAGGGCAAGGCAGACGTGAATGCTGTGACCAAGGCAGGAGCCACCGCGCTGCATCGTGCAGCCATGATGG GCCACTTGGAGATCGTGAAGCTACTGGTCGAGCACAAGGCTAATCTTCTGCTGCAGGACGAGTGCGGACAGACTGCTTTGCATCGAGCAGTGATGCGAGGCCACCTGGAGGTGTGTCGCATTCTGCTGGCGAAGGAGCCTACTCTTAAGCTGGTCAAAGATAAAAAGGACAAAATTGCATTTGAGTACATCATGGAGAACGCCAATGATGACTTTAAGCTGCTGCTGAAGCCCTAA
- the LOC117150759 gene encoding uncharacterized protein LOC117150759 has translation MPYIIIRGNLASYSHKYPWRVLVSGLKADDIEQLNKFSCGGYSDESTIVYLVHPCRILSALEILGFRVVASSSTAVKQDYNEYMWTMRKEFDEPEPLEAESVVRENLSNIGREAASLGNYHKVDSPE, from the exons ATGCCGTACATAATCATACGGGGGAATCTAGCCTCCTACAGCCACAAATATCCATGGAGGGTGCTCGTCTCCGGGTTGAAAG CTGACGACATCGAGCAGTTGAACAAGTTCTCCTGCGGCGGCTACAGCGACGAATCCACCATCGTCTACCTAGTGCATCCTTGTCGGATTCTATCGGCGCTAGAA ATCCTGGGATTTCGCGTAGTGGCCAGCTCATCGACTGCCGTGAAGCAGGACTACAACGAGTACATGTGGACGATGCGCAAGGAGTTCGACGAACCAGAACCCTTGGAAGCCGAGTCCGTGGTGCGAGAGAATCTATCGAATATTGGCCGCGAGGCAGCCAGTTTAGGCAACTATCACAAGGTGGATTCGCCTGAATAG
- the LOC117150750 gene encoding serine/threonine-protein phosphatase 6 regulatory ankyrin repeat subunit B isoform X2: MRLSGGVLLPLTTSTHFSHHPTSSCLSFANTDSLEIERTPEGMEKLEWVDEFENSAENGAVSGEEDSQLYRYYAKTFETTGEFISSQCCVSCREHDPHLYDAEVATPLHYAACWGHEECVRILLEHNAPVNVVNNDGYAPLHMGAGFAGVTELLIKHGALVNAKTLSDGKTALHVAIESKCVESARLLLQTNININDTDDDGETPLMAAIACSMLDVAEELVKRGARINIQDKQNHTALQYAVRGRHCQMAKLLLERGARRLASQHLLHLAVESDVTELVELLLQYGESLSVRNPNNYTPIMLAIHLGRHEMLEYLLNAAEEQRKLGLYSDGNDEGLVLFAVQQRVWVKEFSRILRVLLAKLPSARKDFYGSCAPTIVCGLIYCQSPLSRAINLNRLEVAEFLIHEGCNLAQICRSHVVNELRSNCTPTRLAFARLLCNAGFQFPHKHRPLRKDWPPARLEFEREMCLFGTQPRSLQTIARLEIRRSILRCLQTRPEVQERYLPTQERSSLGRIVDEFAIPATLKRYLSDFDELQMVRGMEPVDIPVVRCTEFWD; the protein is encoded by the exons ATGAGACTTTCCGGGGGAGTGTTGCTGCCACTGACGACATCGACGCACTTTTCACACCATCCCACAAGCAGCTGCTTATCATTTG CGAACACGGATAGCCTCGAGATCGAGCGGACGCCCGAGGGTATGGAGAAACTGGAGTGGGTGGATGAGTTCGAGAATAGTGCGGAGAATGGAGCGGTCAGCGGCGAAGAGGATAGCCAGTTGTATCGGTATTATGCGAAAACCTTCGAAACCACCGGAGAGTTCATATCATCCCAGTGCTGTGTCTCCTGTCGCGAACATGATCCGCATCTCTACGATGCCGAGGTGGCCACTCCGCTGCACTACGCCGCCTGCTGGGGCCACGAGGAGTGTGTGCGCATCCTGTTGGAACACAACGCACCCGTCAATGTCGTCAATAACGATGGATACGCGCCGCTCCATATGGGTGCCGGTTTCGCCGGTGTCACCGAGCTACTGATCAAGCACGGAGCCTTGGTGAATGCCAAAACCCTGAGTGATGGCAAGACCGCTCTTCATGTGGCCATCGAAAGCAAGTGTGTGGAATCTGCCCGTCTACTGCTCCAAACGAACATCAACATCAATGACACGGATGATGATGGCGAGACGCCTCTGATGGCGGCCATCGCCTGCAGCATGTTGGACGTAGCTGAAGAGCTGGTGAAGCGAGGTGCTCGCATCAATATCCAGGACAAGCAGAACCACACGGCCTTGCAGTACGCGGTGAGGGGTCGTCACTGCCAGATGGCCAAGTTGCTCTTAGAGCGCGGAGCACGGCGCCTGGCCTCCCAACACCTGCTTCATCTCGCCGTTGAGTCCGACGTGACGGAACTGGTGGAGCTCCTGCTGCAGTACGGCGAGAGTTTGTCCGTAAGGAATCCCAATAACTACACACCCATCATGCTGGCCATCCATCTGGGGCGTCACGAAATGCTGGAGTATCTGCTGAACGCGGCTGAGGAACAGCGCAAGCTCGGACTCTACTCGGATGGCAACGATGAGGGCTTGGTTCTGTTTGCCGTGCAGCAGAGAGTATGGGTTAAGGAGTTTAGCCGCATACTGCGTGTATTGCTCGCCAAACTGCCCAGCGCTCGTAAGGATTTCTATGGCTCCTGTGCTCCGACAATCGTTTGTGGCCTGATTTACTGTCAATCTCCGTTGTCCAGGGCCATCAACCTGAACCGCCTGGAGGTGGCCGAATTCCTCATCCACGAGGGCTGCAATCTGGCGCAGATTTGCCGGTCGCATGTGGTGAATGAGCTCAGATCCAATTGCACACCAACAAGATTGGCCTTTGCCAGGTTGCTAT GTAACGCTGGCTTCCAGTTTCCGCACAAGCACCGACCGCTGCGCAAGGACTGGCCACCAGCGCGGCTGGAATTCGAGCGGGAAATGTGTTTGTTTGGCACCCAGCCACGCTCCTTGCAGACCATCGCTCGCCTGGAGATTCGTCGGAGTATCCTGAGATGCCTGCAAACGCGGCCGGAGGTGCAGGAAAGATATCTTCCCACTCAGGAGCGGTCATCGCTGGGCAGGATCGTGGATGAGTTCGCCATACCCGCCACTTTGAAACGCTACCTCAGCGACTTTGACGAACTGCAGATGGTGCGGGGTATGGAGCCGGTCGATATACCTGTTGTTAGATGCACTGAGTTTTGGGATTGA